A single Oryza brachyantha chromosome 8, ObraRS2, whole genome shotgun sequence DNA region contains:
- the LOC102714762 gene encoding probable GTP diphosphokinase RSH2, chloroplastic, which yields MSVPAIAVYTSPPGAVYAPSSELEASSRGSAPCATAASPSPGSSSQRHQAMAGGLSCLFSSPTAAPRAAAQDELGALWHDRSGEPAAVGGGGGGGYSYPQPSSPFKWRDMLHHGPVPLFHSPASSPASRSPSASWLAGRERERLFSSFVRNALGSCIDYAPVATPPLGVSAAVGVGAGELAFELDEHLSEAEPSCEPYARDLLAGAQARHRIFHDDLVVKAFFEAERAHRDQTRASGDPYLQHCVETAVLLAKIGANATVVSAGLLHDTIDDSFMDYDQIFRMFGAGVADLVEGVSKLSHLSKLARDNNTASRTVEADRLHTMFLAMADARAVLIKLADRLHNMKTIEALPLAKQQRFAKETMEIFVPLANRLGIASWKDQLENICFKHLNPEEHNELSSKLVISFDEALLTSTLDKLDKGLRDEGISYHSLSGRHKSLYSIYSKMIKKNLTMDDVHDIHGLRLVVDTEKDCYQALDIVHKLWPQVAGRFKDYILHPKVNGYRSLHTVIMCEGIHPFEIQIRTKEMHLQAEYGFAAHWRYKEGGCKHSFVLQMVEWARWVLTWQCEAMSKERPSALVRSDAMPPCPFPLHSEDCPYSYTRQCNHDGPIFVIMLEHDKMSVQELPANSTVVDLMERVGANSPRCSPYSFPLKEELRPRVNHKPISDPNRKLCMGDVVELTPALPHKSLTEYREEIQRMYERGGFALATTRDGPAS from the exons ATGTCCGTGCCGGCGATAGCCGTGTACACCAGCCCGCCCGGCGCCGTCtacgcgccgtcgtcggagctTGAGGCGAGCTCCCGGGGCTccgcgccgtgcgccaccgcgGCTTCCCCGTCGCCAGGTAGCTCCTCCCAACGCCACCAGGCCATGGCTGGTGGCCTGTCTTGTCTCTTCTCCTCCCCAACCGCCGCGCCTCGCGCCGCGGCTCAGGACGAGCTGGGCGCGCTGTGGCACGACAGATCCGGCGAGCCGGCGgctgtcggcggcggcgggggtgggggCTACTCCTACCCGCAGCCGTCCTCGCCGTTCAAGTGGCGGGACATGCTCCACCACGGCCCCGTGCCGCTGTTCCACAgcccggcctcctcgccggcgtcgcggagCCCCTCGGCGTCCTGGCTCGCCGGCCGCGAGCGCGAGCGCCTCTTCTCCAGCTTCGTGCGCAACGCCCTCGGCTCCTGCATCGACTACGCGCCGgtcgccacgccgccgcttgGCGTCTCGGCTGCTGTCGGTGTCGGTGCCGGCGAGCTCGCCTTCGAACTCGACGAGCACCTCTCCGAGGCGGAGCCGTCCTGCGAACCGTACGCTCGCGACCTCCTGGCCGGCGCCCAGGCTCGCCACCGCATCTTCCACGACGACCTCGTCGTCAAGGCCTTCTTCGAGGCCGAGAGGGCGCACCGAGACCAG ACACGGGCGAGTGGTGATCCGTACTTGCAGCATTGTGTGGAGACCGCCGTGCTTCTTGCCAAGATAGGCGCAAACGCGACGGTTGTCTCTGCGGGGCTTCTGCACGACACCATTGATGATAGTTTCATGGACTATGATCAAATCTTCCGGATGTTTGGTGCCGGTGTTGCTGATCTAGTCGAAGGG GTCTCGAAGTTAAGCCACTTGAGCAAACTTGCTCGAGACAACAATACTGCAAGCAGAACAGTTGAAGCAGACCGCCTGCACACAATGTTTCTTGCAATGGCTGATGCGAGAGCCGTTCTGATAAAGCTAGCAGATCGTCTACACAACATGAAGACAATAGAAGCTTTGCCTTTGGCCAAACAACAAAGATTCGCTAAAGAGACTATGGAGATATTTGTGCCGTTGGCTAATCGGTTAGGAATCGCTAGCTGGAAAGACCAGCTGGAAAATATTTGCTTCAAGCATTTGAATCCAGAGGAGCACAATGAGCTTTCCTCCAAACTTGTGATATCTTTTGACGAAGCACTTCTTACATCTACTTTGGATAAACTTGATAAAGGTCTAAGAGATGAAGGTATTTCGTATCATAGTCTTTCTGGGAGGCATAAGAGCCTGTACAGTATATACTCCAAGATGATAAA GAAGAACCTAACGATGGATGATGTTCATGACATTCATGGTCTACGTCTTGTGGTTGATACAGAGAAAGATTGTTACCAAGCTCTTGATATCGTCCATAAGCTCTGGCCCCAAGTTGCTGGACGATTTAAGGACTATATACTGCATCCAAAAGTGAACGG GTATCGATCATTGCACACTGTCATCATGTGTGAGGGGATCCACCCATTTGAAATCCAGATCCGAACAAAAGAAATGCATCTACAAGCTGAATATGGATTTGCCGCACACTGGAGATACAAGGAAGGTGGTTGTAAGCACTCCTTTGTACTCCAAATGGTGGAATGGGCAAGATGGGTGCTCACATGGCAATGCGAAGCAATGAGCAAAGAGCGGCCCTCAGCTTTAGTCCGCTCTGATGCCATGCCACCATGTCCATTTCCCTTGCATTCGGAGGACTGCCCTTATTCTTATACCCGCCAGTGCAACCACGATGGACCCATATTTGTGATTATGCTTGAACATGATAAG ATGTCTGTCCAAGAGCTCCCTGCAAACTCTACTGTAGTCGATTTGATGGAGCGAGTTGGGGCCAATAGTCCAAGATGCAGCCCTTACAGCTTCCCACTGAAAGAAGAATTGCGCCCAAGGGTTAACCACAAGCCCATAAGCGACCCTAACAGGAAACTGTGCATGGGAGATGTGGTTGAGCTGACGCCTGCACTCCCACACAAGTCGCTTACCGAGTACCGGGAAGAAATCCAGCGCATGTATGAGCGAGGCGGGTTCGCCCTCGCCACCACCCGGGATGGCCCGGCAAGCTGA
- the LOC102715046 gene encoding two-component response regulator ORR33-like, producing the protein MDQEMVALFPGGLRVMLIGDDAKAVRSAIAAMSSTGLRCRVVASYATASAGLRALSSNNVADVQAVLCDVHKVVSSGFDFRLVVETELHIPVIYILSTKDTVAGEDEEFLNLLLDTATYVVRKPLSSDVMAHVWRVVAWRRSCLEDRIPSGGVANVDALAGAHNEDGDNDDGVVIVDEQPQVHYKTVRPGGSRKRQLTIIDVDGNNGSNANCSGEAGAKSTNILEKVNENGLSRQHGSSHLQEYREKQQKEVHADDRRLLQPADSPFLKAILPSLNLSPLNPPPAGLSSVAGSGSSTAAPFQQFQQPADNAVISFVNNAAPVAVKAPPAAFAGSGAAAPFQVPAYQQLQQPFGSNGNAVISFNNIAPAVSAPAPARAQQPPSGVQLGAPPQKLFMGPFSYQGPTPPTLHNHIDLLHAFPPRVTTAMDKGKAPLIELPFGQPVDDLLDGETAYYGGAAPSIGAPRAAGVPQNNAAAGSSFMAPPMQPVFSITSPIMATQAGEGGSAAVVVEPEENAAATAEAAAPNSVVEPFVVLPDPVDPFAPLDGEDDIIMFSLESLLGLGLDDDATMLPLEDAGAATGDAAGGSLDGEEGGWDLDLDDILMNNKNDFEFAFLEDMDGSE; encoded by the exons ATGGATCAAGAAATGGTTGCTCTCTTCCCCGGCGGCCTGCGTGTGATGCTTatcggcgacgacgccaaGGCCGTCAGGAGCGCGATTGCGGCGATGTCGTCCACCGGCCTGCGCTGCCGAG TGGTGGCTTCGTACGCAACAGCAAGTGCCGGTCTACGTGCACTGTCCAGCAACAACGTGGCAGACGTCCAAGCTGTCCTCTGCGACGTGCACAAGGTGGTCTCCTCCGGCTTCGACttccgcctcgtcgtcgagaCCGAGCTCCACATCCCGGTCATCTAca TCTTGTCGACGAAGGACacggtcgccggcgaggacgaggagtTTCTGAACCTCCTCCTGGACACGGCCACCTACGTCGTCAGGAAGCCGCTCAGCTCCGACGTGATGGCCCATGTGTGGAGGGTGGTGGCTTGGCGCAGGAGCTGCCTAGAAGATAGAATTccgagcggcggcgtcgccaacGTAGACGCTCTTGCCGGCGCTCATAACGAAGATGGTGATAACGACGATGGTGTTGTTATCGTTGATGAGCAGCCACAGGTCCACTACAAGACGGTGAGGCCCGGCGGCAGCCGAAAGAGGCAGCTGACCATCATCGACGTCGACGGCAACAATGGCAGCAACGCCAACTGCAGCGGCGAAGCAG GTGCCAAGTCAACCAATATCCTGGAGAAGGTGAACGAGAATGGGCTGTCAAGGCAGCATGGATCTAGCCACTTAcag GAATACCGCGAGAAGCAACAAAAGGAGGTCCACGCCGACgatcgccgcctcctccagccGGCCGACTCCCCGTTCCTCAAAGCCATCCTTCCAAGCCTCAATCTCTCGCCGCTCAACCCTCCTCCAGCAGGGCTAAGCAGCGTagccggcagcggcagcagcaccgCCGCACCATTCCAGCAGTTTCAGCAACCCGCCGACAACGCGGTGATCTCCTTCGTAAACAATGCTGCACCAGTCGCAGTgaaggcgccgccggcggccttcGCTGGCAGCGGCGCAGCTGCACCATTTCAAGTTCCGGCGTaccagcagctgcagcaacCCTTCGGCAGCAACGGCAATGCGGTTATCTCCTTCAACAACATTGCTCCGGCGGtgtccgcgccggcgccggcgagggcacAGCAGCCGCCGAGCGGTGTCCAGCTGGGTGCTCCCCCGCAGAAGCTGTTCATGGGGCCCTTCTCCTACCAGGGTCCTACACCACCGACCCTGCACAACCATATCGACTTGCTGCATGCGTTCCCGCCGCGGGTCACGACGGCCATGGATAAAGGTAAGGCCCCCTTGATCGAGCTTCCCTTTGGGCAGCCCGTCGATGATCTCCTTGACGGAGAAACCGCATACTACGGCGGTGCCGCACCATCCATCGGAGCCCCTAGAGCAGCAGGTGTGCCGCAGAACAACGCCGCCGCTGGCTCTTCTTTCATGGCTCCACCAATGCAGCCCGTGTTTAGCATCACCAGCCCAATCATGGCGACCCaggccggcgagggcggcagcgctgccgtcgtcgtcgaaccAGAGGAGAacgcggcggccacggcggaagcagcagcaccaaACAGCGTCGTCGAGCCATTCGTCGTGCTGCCTGATCCGGTTGATCCGTTTGCTCCGCTAGATGGTGAAGACGACATCATCATGTTCTCGCTGGAATCTCTCCTGGGGCTGGGGCTCGATGATGATGCGACGATGCTGCCTCTGGAGGACGCCGGTGCAGCTACCGGCGATGCAGCCGGCGGCTCACTGGACGGAGAGGAGGGCGGCTGGGACCTGGACCTGGACGACATCCTCATGAACAACAAGAATGATTTCGAGTTCGCCTTCCTTGAAGACATGGACGGTAGCGAGTGA
- the LOC102704077 gene encoding uncharacterized protein LOC102704077 yields the protein MPADVAAREAAMPAPAPACSSSSIGKDSDECSPPGKEEEEVQSAYGGGGGRGGDLAGLEALEEALPVRRSISKFYNGKSKSFACLKETASSCGSAKDIAKAESAYSRKRKNLLAYSIMYENSHDTAAEVYETGPPKRPASLSRNSLATLASSSSRSSSCISIEETELPEQLLSPLSPANYENSADCYVPALQLGSCDPKSSSVPMRSFSMMDLHLLHRPRSSFRPKDQRTMD from the exons ATGCCGGCGGACGTCGCGGCACGCGAGGCGGcgatgccggcgccggcgccggcgtgcagCTCGTCGTCGATCGGGAAGGACAGCGACGagtgctcgccgccggggaaggaggaggaggaggtgcagAGTGCgtacggaggaggaggaggaagaggaggggacCTGGCGGGGTTGGAGGCATTGGAGGAGGCGCTTCCCGTTCG GCGTAGCATCTCCAAATTCTACAATGGTAAATCAAAATCATTTGCGTGTCTCAAGGAAACTGCTTCATCTTGTGGCTCTGCAAAGGACATTGCTAAGGCAGAGAGTGCATATTCCAGAAAACGGAAGAATCTCCTTGCGTACAGCATCATGTATGAAAATTCACATGACACAGCAGCAGAAGTTTATGAAACTGGACCTCCTAAGAGGCCTGCTAGTCTGAGCAGAAACTCTTTGGCGACCTTGGCCAGTAGCAGTTCCAGGAGCAGCAGCTGTATCAGCATTGAAGAAACCGAGCTACCTGAGCAgcttctttctcctctctcacctgctaattatgaaaattCTGCGGATTGTTATGTTCCAGCACTACAACTAGGATCCTGCGATCCTAAATCATCATCTGTGCCTATGAGGTCATTCTCAATGATGGATTTGCACCTTCTGCATAGGCCAAGATCCTCATTTCGTCCCAAAGATCAGAGAACGATGGACTAG